The Lutibacter sp. A64 genome segment ACAATGTATTAACGAACGTTTTATTTCTAAAACTATTTGTCACCAAGCTGCTTTAATGGCAAACTCTATTAATGCTGAAGTTATTACAACATTAACAGATTCTGGATTTACCGCTTTCCATATTTCATCTTGGAGACCAAAATCTAACATTCTTGTATTCTCTTCTAACAGAAGAATTTTAGCTATGTTAAATTTACTTTGGGGTGTTAAAGGTGTTTATTATGATCGTTTTGTTAGCACAGATCAAACAATTGAAGATATTAATAATTTAGCTGCCGAAAGAGGTTATTTACACGAAGGTGACTATGCTATTAACATTACCTCTATGCCTGTAAAGAAAAGAGGTATGGCTAATACAATGCGTATTACTGAATATAAAAAAAATAGCTAAATTTAGTTACTTTTTAAAGTAGCATATAAAGCAAAAGAAGCTAACCAATGGGCTCCGGCATATTCTCCAGAGTCCATTTTTTCATAACTATACTCAAAGTGTTTATTAGCTAATTGAAGCATTTTATCATTCTTTAATTTATGTCCAATTTCATATAAGCACCAAGCTCTACTAAAGTTTAAACCATCTAAATGCGCTAATTTACCATCTGACCTGTCTGTAACTTCTGCAACTTCTAAATAACTTTCTGGTTGCGCTCTAAAGTTTGGTAAAAAGGCATCTAACCAAGTTATATATTCGCTTTTAGGAAGTACTTTTAGCATTAAAGCAGCTTCTTGTAAACAAGGTGATAAAAAATCAAATCCTCCAGGCTCCCAAGTAATTGGACAGTTAACATCATTTAAATAATATTCTTTAGATTTTGCTATAATAATGGCTTCTAATTGAGGCGCATATTTTTTGGCATAATCTAACGCAAAAGACATTCCAAAAGCAGTATTTGGGTGTTCTCCTACCCTAATTGGATATTTTAATTTTGGCAAAAACTCAATATATTTTTGTTCAATTAAATCTACTAATGGTTTTAAATTTTCATTTAATTGTATAGCTTCTGGAGTTTTCCAATCTTGCAAAGTTTCCGATACTTTTAAAAGCCAAGCCCATCCATACGTACGTTCAAAACTTTTATTATGAGTATCATCAAAATAAGCGACTTCTTTTAAAATATTCTCTTTTGTTATTGTGGAATTTAACTTTTTCCAAATAGCCTCTTTATGTTCAAAATTTGGTAATTTTTGCAAAATGTTTAACAACGTCCAATGTCCGTGAACAGAAGAATGCCAATCGAAACATCCATAAAAAGCTGGGTGTAACTCCGATGGTTCTTTTAAATAAGTTGCATCTCCTAAAACTTGACCTAATTTATTAGGATACTCTTGGTCGATACAATCAAAAGCAAAATGATATAAATAATTAGCACTTTTGGTATCTAAAACAGGTTTTGTATATACGGACTCTTGTTGTGTTTTAGTTTCAGGTTCTTTTTGTAATTTTTCTTTTAATGGTTCTTTACAACTAAACACAAAAATTGCTAAAAGTGTAATTATTAAAATTTTCTTCATTCTTAAAGTTTTATATTCGATTTTATTATTGTAGCATCATTTAATACAAATGGCATTGGCATCATAGTACTAGGCCTTGGCTCAATTTTAAAAAGCGGATTTGTTAGTAAATCGTATTTAGATTCAAAAATATCAAATTCTAATTGTTGATTTTCAGAAACAACCAATTCTAAATCTATAATTTCGTTTTCTGAAGTTCTATAATAACTTAAAACAGTACCAGGTTTAAGTTTAAGAACGTCTTTTGTTATAGCTTTTTTTAATGGAACTTCATTTACTTTAAATTGCATAAATTCCATTGAAAAGGCAGTTCTTAATTCTATTTTATTTGCATTTCTGTTAGAATAAATACTTAAACAAACTCTTCTATTTGAATTAATAATAGTATCTGAAACAATGGTAATTGTTGGTTGCTTTAACGGTACTATTTCTGTCTGCTTATGTAAGTTAATTTTTGTATTGTATTTACTAGCAGATGAATTTTCTTTATAACTTCCTTTTATAGGATTTTCACCTAAAAATTGTGTTGTAAAACTATCAATGTTGGTATTATAACTTCCCCAATAAGCTTCATTAATAGTAGTATCATAAACATATACAATGCTATTAGGTTGTTTGCGCTCTTCAGAATAACCTGAATTTACACTTGCGGAAATTAATGCCATAAAACCTATAAATAAAAATAAATAATATGCTTTTTTCTGGTTTTTATACTGTTGAAAAATTGGGATTAGCAATCCAAAAAGCAATACGGTAAAAACAGTACTTATCACCAACATTTTTAAACCTAAACCTACAGGGAACATTTTAATTAGAGGTGAAAAAATAACAAGTATTGGCAATACTGCAATTGAAAACAAGATTAAATTATTTTGCTGTTTACCAAATAATAAAATTGCCAATATTAATAATAGTATAAATACTGGAATTATAAAAAAGGCTGCGCCTGGCAAATAAAAAGCAATTCCAAAATTAATAAGAATCCAACTAAAAATTGGAGCAATTACTAGATCTTGTGCTGTTCTTTTTTTAAAAAAACCTTTATAAAACCAAAAGCATATTGCTATAGTTAAAGCTACAAAGGCAGCAATATAATAATAACCATTATAAGTAAATCCGTGTAAAATATTTGTGTAATTTGGATGTATTTTCAATAAAAACTTCCATCCATAAAAAGCACCTAAACTAGTAATTAATAAAGAGCCTATAAAAGGAATAAGCCCTTTTAAAACACCAATAATTGTAAGTTTTTTGTTTGAAAACCCAACTCCTAATAAAACTAAAAATAACAATGTACAAATTAACACCATTGGTAATACCCAAGAAAATGGATAAAATACCATTCCAAAATAAGGAAAATTGAAATACACAAAATCTTCTTCAGCTTTTAAATTTTCTAAGTCAGAATTTGAAAAATAATTTAATCCAGCCATTAAATACGAAGCTTGATGTTGTAAAGTATTTAAATCTAACCGATTAAATATATCTTGCGCAGTATGATAATCAAAAAAATCATCAATAAATGCAAAATTAAAACCATCAATATTTTTATTTTCTCTAAAAACGGTTAAATCCGTATCGTTTGGCAACATTTTATAAACGCTATACATTAAAGAATTTGCAACCGGATACGGTGTGTTTGCCTTTTTAAAAGCTTCAATTAAATTTTTATTTCCACCATTAGTTTCAACTAACATATAACTCGGTCCTCCACTACCACGAGCTTCAAAATTTAAAACAAGTCCAATATCTTTTGCCCACGGATGGTAATTAACAAATGCATTTGCACCTAACAGCCCTAATTCTTCAGCATCTGAAATACAAATAATTATATCGTTTTTAGGAACCTTATTTTGAGTTAAAAAAGCACGAACTCCTTCTAAAATAACAACAACACCACTTCCTGCATCACTTGCACCAAAAGAAGAATGTGGACTCGAATCGTAATGTGTAAGTAGCAACAATGCCTTACCGCTTTCAGAACCTTTAATTCTTGTTAAAATATTTTTTGTAGCTGTAGCTGTTCTTCTACTATTTATAGCTAATTGTTCTTGAATTTCTACTTTCAAACCAAGCTTCTCGAATTCCTCAACTATATAATTTCTAACAACTGCATGTTCTTTAGAACCCGTATAATGTGGTTTTTTCGAAATGTTTTTTAAATGAACGAGTGCTTTTTCTGTAGAAAATTCTGTATCTGTTACATTAGTTTCAGCACCTAAATTTGGAAATAAGGTGTAAAAACTAAAATAAATTCCGGCAATCAATATTAAAATTGAAACTGCATTACTATATTTTTTTAAAACCATTGCTAAAACTTAAATCATTTAAAAATAGTTGAATTATTTATTTTTATATCTTAAAAACAAAATAATTTACATTAAAATTACAATTTTTTAGCAATACTAGGCACATAATTTCACTATAAATAAAGTATATTTGAAGCTACTTATTGATGTGAAAAATTATGAATAGAAGAAAATTTTTTAAAAACGGATCATTATTTGCTATTGGGTCAACTTTATTAAATCCTTTTGATTTAAATGCTACAACGCTAGAACCCGACTTAATAGACAAAAACAAAAAAGCAAAAAATATAATTATACTTGTAAGTGATGGTATGAGTACCGGAACTTTAAATATGGCCGATTTATACCTTTCTAGAAAAACTGGAAAAGGAAGTAATTGGCTTCAATTATATAAAGACAATAAAGTAAATAGAGCTTTAATGGATATGGCTTCTGCAAGTTCTATTGTTACAGATTCTGCTGCTGCAAGTTCTTCTTGGGGAGGCGGTTTTAGAATAAATAATGGAAGTTTAAATGTTGGGCCTAATGGTGAAGAACATTTACCTATTTGGCAAAAATTTAAAAAAGCAGGAAAAATGGCTGGGTGCGTTACAACCGTACCAATTACACATGCTACACCAGCTGGTTTTTGTGTAAACAGTAAAAGCAGAAACGATCAAGAAGGTATTGCTAAAAAGTATTTAGCCCAAAAATTTGATGTTATGATGGGTGGTGGAAATAATTATTTTTCTGCCGAATCTAGAAAAGATAAAGTAGATATGTACCAAAAATTTAAATTAGGTGGATATCAAGTGGTTAAAACTAGAAATGAAATGTTAAATGCAACTAATAACCAACCAATTTTAGGTGTTTTCAATAATGATGGATTGCCATATACAGCTGATAGAAATAACAATAAAGAACTTGCTCAAAAAATTCCTACATTGGGTGAAATGACACAAAAAGCTATTGATGTTATGAAAAACAATAAAGAAGGCTTTGTGTTACAAGTAGAAGCAGGAAAAGTGGATTGGGCAGCTCATGGTAATGATATTGCCGGGTTAATATACGACCAAACAGCACATGATGAAGCCGTTAAAGTTGCAATAGATTTTGCAGAAAAAGATAAAAATACACTCGTTATAATTACTACAGATCACGGAAACGCAAATCCAGGAGTAATTTACGGTAAAAATGCTAATAAACAGTTTGACAGTATTCAAAACTATAAACATACCAATGATTGGATTTTAAACGGTTTTGGAAATGAAACTTCTATCTCTCAAATAAAAGAAAGAATTGAATATGCTAATAATTTTGAAGTGACAGATGATGAAGCTAAATTACTTTTAAGTTATTATACTTCTATTAAAGCTGAAAACGGCTTATATAATTATAAACATTTACCATTTAATGAATTAGCCAAAATTCAAAAAAAACACAACTCTGTTGGGTGGATAAGTATGCAACACTCTGCCGATTATGTGGAACTTGCAATGTATGGTCCTGGTAGTGAATTATTAAAACCTTATATTAAAAATACAGACCTACATTATTTAATGTTAGAAGCTGCAGAGGTAGAAAATAACTTTTAACTAATTTCAAAATACTTTTTTTTGCACATCTCATTCTTAAATTAGCTTAAGAATGAGATGTTTTTGTATACAGTTTTAGCTTATTGAAAGACTTTTATACTACTCCTAAAAAATAACAACTGTACTGTTTTAACGTATTTTTTATATACAAACCTATAAAAATCAATTAAATTGAACAGTAAATCGCGAAAACCGAAACAACTTTTCATTTTTCTAATAAACAATCCTTATTTTTGCACTTTCTTAAAACAATTTTGATGAGCAATTCAAAAAGATATACAATTACAGCCGCATTACCATATACTAATGGTCCAGTTCATATTGGACATTTAGCAGGAGTATATGTACCCGCTGATATTTATGCGCGTTATTTACGTAATACAGCAAACGATGTTTTATTCGTTTGTGGATCAGATGAACACGGTGTTCCAATTACATTAAAGGCAAAAAAAGAAGGTGTTACACCACAAGATATTGTAGATAAATACAATGCAATAATTAAAACTTCTTTTAAAGATTTTGGTATTTCTTTTGATAATTATTCTAGAACCTCAGCAAAAGTTCACCACGAAACAGCTTCAGAATTTTTTAAAAAATTATATACTGAAGGTAAATTTATTGAAGAAGCTAGCGAACAGTTATACGACGAAGAAGCTAAGCAATTTTTAGCTGATAGATTTGTTGTTGGAACCTGTCCTAAATGTGGAAATGAAGAAAGTTATGGAGATCAATGCGAAAATTGTGGTACAAGTCATAACGCTACAGATTTAATAAATCCAAAATCTGCAATTACAGGAAATACACCAACTACAAAATTAACAAAACACTGGTATTTACCATTAGATAAATACGAGCAATGGTTACGCGAATGGATTGTTGAAGGACATAAAAATGACTGGAAAACAAATGTATTAGGCCAAGTAAAATCGTGGTTAGATGATGGTTTAAAACCTAGAGCTGTAACCCGCGATTTAGATTGGGGAATTCCAGTTCCTGTTGAAGGTGGAGAAGGAAAAGTATTGTACGTATGGTTTGATGCGCCAATTGGTTATATTTCTTCAACCAAAGAATGGGCAGCACGTGAAGGAAAAAATTGGGAACCTTACTGGAAAGATAAAGACACAAAATTAATTCACTTTATTGGAAAAGATAATATTGTATTTCACTGTATTATTTTCCCAACAATGTTAAAAGCTGAAGGAAGTTATATTTTACCTGAAAATGTACCAGCAAACGAATTTTTAAATTTAGAAGGCGATA includes the following:
- a CDS encoding DUF2891 domain-containing protein — encoded protein: MKKILIITLLAIFVFSCKEPLKEKLQKEPETKTQQESVYTKPVLDTKSANYLYHFAFDCIDQEYPNKLGQVLGDATYLKEPSELHPAFYGCFDWHSSVHGHWTLLNILQKLPNFEHKEAIWKKLNSTITKENILKEVAYFDDTHNKSFERTYGWAWLLKVSETLQDWKTPEAIQLNENLKPLVDLIEQKYIEFLPKLKYPIRVGEHPNTAFGMSFALDYAKKYAPQLEAIIIAKSKEYYLNDVNCPITWEPGGFDFLSPCLQEAALMLKVLPKSEYITWLDAFLPNFRAQPESYLEVAEVTDRSDGKLAHLDGLNFSRAWCLYEIGHKLKNDKMLQLANKHFEYSYEKMDSGEYAGAHWLASFALYATLKSN
- a CDS encoding M28 family peptidase, with the protein product MVLKKYSNAVSILILIAGIYFSFYTLFPNLGAETNVTDTEFSTEKALVHLKNISKKPHYTGSKEHAVVRNYIVEEFEKLGLKVEIQEQLAINSRRTATATKNILTRIKGSESGKALLLLTHYDSSPHSSFGASDAGSGVVVILEGVRAFLTQNKVPKNDIIICISDAEELGLLGANAFVNYHPWAKDIGLVLNFEARGSGGPSYMLVETNGGNKNLIEAFKKANTPYPVANSLMYSVYKMLPNDTDLTVFRENKNIDGFNFAFIDDFFDYHTAQDIFNRLDLNTLQHQASYLMAGLNYFSNSDLENLKAEEDFVYFNFPYFGMVFYPFSWVLPMVLICTLLFLVLLGVGFSNKKLTIIGVLKGLIPFIGSLLITSLGAFYGWKFLLKIHPNYTNILHGFTYNGYYYIAAFVALTIAICFWFYKGFFKKRTAQDLVIAPIFSWILINFGIAFYLPGAAFFIIPVFILLLILAILLFGKQQNNLILFSIAVLPILVIFSPLIKMFPVGLGLKMLVISTVFTVLLFGLLIPIFQQYKNQKKAYYLFLFIGFMALISASVNSGYSEERKQPNSIVYVYDTTINEAYWGSYNTNIDSFTTQFLGENPIKGSYKENSSASKYNTKINLHKQTEIVPLKQPTITIVSDTIINSNRRVCLSIYSNRNANKIELRTAFSMEFMQFKVNEVPLKKAITKDVLKLKPGTVLSYYRTSENEIIDLELVVSENQQLEFDIFESKYDLLTNPLFKIEPRPSTMMPMPFVLNDATIIKSNIKL
- a CDS encoding alkaline phosphatase, which gives rise to MNRRKFFKNGSLFAIGSTLLNPFDLNATTLEPDLIDKNKKAKNIIILVSDGMSTGTLNMADLYLSRKTGKGSNWLQLYKDNKVNRALMDMASASSIVTDSAAASSSWGGGFRINNGSLNVGPNGEEHLPIWQKFKKAGKMAGCVTTVPITHATPAGFCVNSKSRNDQEGIAKKYLAQKFDVMMGGGNNYFSAESRKDKVDMYQKFKLGGYQVVKTRNEMLNATNNQPILGVFNNDGLPYTADRNNNKELAQKIPTLGEMTQKAIDVMKNNKEGFVLQVEAGKVDWAAHGNDIAGLIYDQTAHDEAVKVAIDFAEKDKNTLVIITTDHGNANPGVIYGKNANKQFDSIQNYKHTNDWILNGFGNETSISQIKERIEYANNFEVTDDEAKLLLSYYTSIKAENGLYNYKHLPFNELAKIQKKHNSVGWISMQHSADYVELAMYGPGSELLKPYIKNTDLHYLMLEAAEVENNF